From a region of the Qipengyuania spongiae genome:
- a CDS encoding ATP-binding protein, giving the protein MTAQITMGHESSGKPVEFDIEELLATRLLVQGNSGSGKSHLLRRLLEESAGMVQQVVIDPEGDFPSLAEEFGHVVIDGSAYAPPEIEALARRIREHRASVVLDLDGLEVEQQIRCAAQFLTALFDAPREHWYPALVVVDEAQMFAPAVAGEIAEDTRRMTLSAMTNLMCRGRKRGLAGVVATQRLAKLAKNVAAEASNFLMGRTFLDIDMVRAADLLGMERRQAERIRELERGHFLALGPAITRVPRAVKIGPVRSGRTMRAEGLMALPNTAPEDMAKLLTRDLASEVAKAPPPPAPPPAPRVEEIADSIARAEERQVEPPPGIEPSAITAQIEAIVTGMALDESIAFQSASAQYQTFLTRCRRERIVGPMPDMRAFRRRFAFAATGVDDLDEATVARIMQLADRVEEDLIAPFLVIARAAHAGETQVDEDRLARAYGTSSPGRIRRLLEHLERQGLIVVREEFGGGRTVLVPGLADEPTE; this is encoded by the coding sequence GTGACAGCGCAGATCACCATGGGCCACGAATCGTCCGGCAAGCCGGTCGAGTTCGATATCGAGGAGCTTCTCGCCACCCGTCTGCTCGTCCAGGGCAATTCGGGCAGCGGCAAGTCGCACCTGCTGCGCCGTCTGCTCGAGGAAAGCGCAGGCATGGTCCAGCAGGTGGTGATCGACCCCGAAGGCGACTTTCCCTCGCTGGCCGAGGAGTTCGGCCATGTGGTGATCGACGGGTCGGCCTATGCGCCGCCCGAGATCGAGGCGCTGGCGCGCCGGATCCGCGAACACCGGGCCAGCGTCGTTCTCGATCTCGACGGGCTGGAGGTGGAACAGCAAATTCGCTGCGCCGCGCAGTTCCTGACCGCCCTGTTCGATGCTCCGCGCGAGCACTGGTATCCGGCGCTGGTGGTGGTCGACGAAGCGCAGATGTTCGCTCCCGCCGTGGCGGGCGAGATAGCCGAGGATACGCGCCGCATGACGCTCTCGGCGATGACCAACCTGATGTGCCGGGGGCGCAAGCGCGGCCTCGCCGGCGTGGTCGCGACGCAGAGACTGGCCAAACTTGCCAAGAATGTTGCCGCGGAAGCCTCCAACTTTCTCATGGGTCGCACCTTTCTCGACATCGACATGGTACGCGCCGCCGACCTCTTGGGCATGGAGCGGCGCCAGGCCGAGCGCATCCGCGAACTGGAGCGCGGCCATTTCCTCGCGCTGGGCCCGGCGATCACCCGGGTGCCGCGGGCTGTGAAGATCGGTCCGGTGCGATCGGGCCGCACGATGCGCGCCGAAGGGCTGATGGCGCTTCCGAACACCGCGCCCGAGGACATGGCGAAGCTGCTGACCCGCGATCTCGCCAGCGAGGTCGCCAAGGCACCGCCGCCGCCCGCGCCGCCGCCGGCGCCGCGCGTGGAGGAGATCGCCGACAGCATCGCCCGCGCCGAGGAGCGTCAGGTGGAGCCGCCCCCCGGCATCGAACCGTCCGCCATCACCGCGCAGATCGAGGCGATCGTGACCGGCATGGCGCTGGACGAGAGCATCGCCTTCCAGTCGGCCTCCGCCCAGTACCAGACCTTCCTTACCCGCTGCCGGCGCGAGCGGATCGTCGGCCCGATGCCCGACATGCGCGCCTTCCGCCGCCGCTTCGCCTTCGCCGCTACGGGGGTCGACGATCTCGACGAGGCGACGGTGGCGCGGATCATGCAGCTCGCCGACCGGGTGGAGGAAGACCTCATCGCCCCCTTCCTCGTGATCGCACGCGCCGCCCATGCGGGCGAGACCCAGGTCGACGAGGACCGCCTCGCGCGCGCCTACGGCACCAGTTCACCGGGGCGCATTCGCCGGTTGCTCGAACATCTCGAGCGACAGGGCCTGATCGTCGTGCGCGAGGAATTCGGCGGCGGGCGGACCGTACTCGTCCCGGGCCTGGCGGACGAACCGACCGAATAA
- a CDS encoding tRNA (cytidine(34)-2'-O)-methyltransferase — MTTIVLVQPEIPGNTGAVGRTCVALGMDLVLIHPLGFVISDTRLKRSGLDYWQHIQLAEFASWQAFLDERRPRGDQMFLFEEYAPRSFYEPDYPDDAYLVFGCETKGLPDQIVANHRESLVALPMLSDKVRSLNLANTVSAAAYQAMRGRFLR; from the coding sequence ATGACCACCATCGTCCTCGTTCAGCCGGAGATACCCGGTAATACCGGCGCGGTGGGGCGAACCTGCGTGGCGCTGGGCATGGACCTGGTGCTGATCCATCCGCTCGGCTTCGTGATCTCGGACACACGGCTGAAGCGCTCGGGGCTCGATTACTGGCAGCACATCCAGCTGGCCGAATTCGCCAGCTGGCAGGCCTTTCTGGACGAGCGACGCCCGCGCGGCGACCAGATGTTCCTGTTCGAGGAATATGCGCCGCGTAGCTTCTACGAGCCGGACTATCCGGACGACGCCTATCTCGTCTTCGGGTGCGAAACCAAAGGCCTGCCTGACCAGATCGTGGCCAATCACCGCGAGAGCCTGGTGGCGCTGCCCATGCTTTCGGACAAGGTGCGCTCGCTCAATCTGGCGAACACGGTCAGCGCCGCCGCCTATCAGGCGATGCGTGGGCGGTTCCTGCGCTAG
- a CDS encoding penicillin acylase family protein, with product MTRSLGRIGFALLIVLLAAFVALATWEPFWAERDVAPSPARIYSAEIVRDEFGVPHIYGKTDADVAYGVAIAHAEDDFFNLQDVAAMSRGRYGAIAGADGAAVDFAYHLLDARGTAERHYPNLPADTRALFEAYATGLNDFAAAHPDELKLANLFPIDGMDVAAGFALRQPFFFGLNSVIGPMVANEPLRPEYGPAIPQAREPEDDGIPPARVIREEPEQASKRAFPLPWSEDGALSGSNAFVVAPEKSGGPTILVSNSHQPWRGGVAWYELVVESGEGWHYAGANFPGSPFPFLGHNEDLGWTNTVNRPDMVDVYKLVLNEDGTKYRLGDRWLDLEERTVTLPVKMGPVVLPIRRTVHRSVHGPVIVNDSGAYAVRYGGMDNLGQLDAYYRLNKAETFAEWEDILARMDIPSTNFLYGDREGNIAYIYNAALPDRPAGPDWRGILPGDDPRLIWSGPVEYSELPRYFNPASGWLYNANNTPYTAAGPGSDLNPDDFAPELGIELEQTNRSRRSWKLMSEADRLDRETLEAIKYDTGYEMAGYLPGMYEKLRALDLSDDPELARARALLFTWDRTADNIGRADALALLMVRDFMSAEYQNGPPPDPREELREAVDHLMTHFGRIDPPMSRLLRLRQGPGPYSVDLPLDGGSDTLRASTTWDVTEDGRLAVRHGDSFIQWVEWEPGTRVSSRSIQPFGAATNRPNNPHFTDQATLFVQHRLKPVHFWREDVLAHAASRKRVTNAR from the coding sequence ATGACAAGATCGCTCGGCCGAATCGGCTTCGCGTTGCTGATCGTCCTGCTGGCCGCATTCGTGGCGCTGGCGACGTGGGAGCCGTTCTGGGCCGAGCGCGACGTTGCGCCATCTCCTGCCCGCATCTATTCCGCCGAGATCGTGCGCGACGAATTCGGCGTGCCCCATATCTACGGCAAGACCGATGCCGACGTCGCCTATGGCGTGGCGATCGCCCATGCGGAGGACGATTTCTTCAACCTGCAGGACGTCGCCGCCATGAGCCGGGGGCGCTACGGCGCGATCGCCGGAGCGGACGGGGCGGCGGTCGATTTCGCCTATCACCTGCTCGACGCGCGCGGCACGGCGGAGCGGCATTATCCCAACCTGCCCGCCGACACGCGCGCCCTGTTCGAAGCCTATGCCACCGGGCTCAACGATTTTGCCGCCGCGCATCCCGACGAGCTGAAGCTCGCCAACCTTTTCCCGATCGACGGAATGGATGTGGCCGCCGGCTTCGCGCTGCGCCAACCCTTCTTCTTCGGCCTCAATTCGGTGATCGGCCCAATGGTCGCGAACGAGCCGCTGCGGCCCGAATACGGCCCGGCAATCCCGCAGGCGCGCGAACCCGAGGACGACGGCATTCCGCCCGCCCGGGTGATCCGCGAAGAACCCGAACAGGCGAGCAAGCGCGCGTTCCCCCTCCCCTGGAGCGAGGACGGCGCGCTGTCCGGCTCCAACGCCTTCGTCGTGGCGCCGGAAAAGAGCGGCGGCCCGACCATCCTCGTCTCCAACAGTCACCAACCCTGGCGCGGCGGGGTCGCCTGGTACGAGCTCGTCGTCGAGAGCGGCGAGGGCTGGCACTATGCCGGGGCGAACTTTCCGGGCAGCCCCTTCCCCTTCCTCGGCCATAACGAGGATCTTGGCTGGACGAACACGGTCAACCGGCCCGACATGGTCGATGTCTACAAGCTGGTGCTGAACGAGGACGGCACGAAATATCGCCTGGGGGATCGCTGGCTCGACCTCGAGGAGAGAACCGTCACTCTGCCGGTCAAGATGGGGCCGGTAGTCCTGCCGATCCGCCGGACCGTGCATCGCAGCGTTCACGGCCCGGTGATCGTCAACGACAGCGGCGCCTATGCGGTTCGCTATGGCGGAATGGACAATCTCGGCCAGCTCGACGCTTATTACCGGCTCAACAAGGCTGAGACCTTCGCCGAATGGGAGGACATCCTCGCGCGGATGGACATCCCCTCGACCAATTTTCTCTACGGCGATCGCGAGGGCAACATCGCCTATATCTACAACGCCGCCCTGCCCGACCGGCCCGCCGGACCCGACTGGCGTGGCATTCTGCCCGGCGACGACCCACGGCTGATCTGGTCCGGCCCGGTCGAGTATTCGGAGCTGCCGCGCTATTTCAATCCGGCTTCGGGCTGGCTCTACAATGCCAACAACACGCCCTATACCGCCGCCGGGCCGGGCAGCGACCTGAACCCGGACGATTTCGCGCCGGAACTCGGCATCGAGCTGGAACAGACCAACCGTTCGCGCCGATCGTGGAAGCTGATGAGCGAGGCGGACCGGCTCGACCGCGAAACGCTGGAAGCGATCAAGTACGACACGGGCTACGAGATGGCGGGCTACCTTCCCGGCATGTACGAGAAGCTGCGCGCGCTCGATCTGTCGGACGATCCGGAACTCGCTCGCGCGCGGGCGCTGCTGTTCACCTGGGACCGGACGGCGGACAATATCGGGCGGGCCGACGCGCTCGCCCTGCTGATGGTGCGCGACTTCATGAGCGCAGAATACCAGAACGGGCCGCCGCCCGATCCACGCGAGGAATTGCGGGAGGCGGTCGACCACCTGATGACGCATTTCGGGCGCATCGATCCGCCGATGAGCAGGCTGCTGCGCCTGCGCCAGGGGCCGGGACCCTACAGCGTCGACCTGCCGCTCGACGGCGGGTCCGACACGCTGCGCGCCTCGACAACCTGGGACGTGACCGAGGACGGGCGGCTGGCCGTGCGCCACGGCGACAGTTTCATCCAGTGGGTCGAATGGGAACCGGGCACGCGCGTTTCCTCGCGCTCGATCCAGCCCTTCGGCGCGGCGACCAATCGGCCGAACAATCCGCACTTCACCGATCAGGCTACGCTGTTCGTCCAGCATCGCTTGAAGCCAGTCCATTTCTGGCGCGAGGACGTGCTCGCCCACGCCGCATCGCGAAAGCGGGTGACGAACGCCCGCTGA
- a CDS encoding M16 family metallopeptidase: MRIKSILAASAASLVLAACTTTANDMDMARAPSTGASMADTGDGMRAAPTELAALVDEVEIPYEKFTLQNGLDVIVHTDRKAPIVAVAVWYNVGSKDEPKGQTGFAHLFEHLMFNGSENASEDYFQYLGEMGATDYNGTTNFDRTNYFQTVPTPALERALWLESDRMGYLLGAVTQQKLDNQRGVVQNEKRQGDNQPGGLVFYEIINTLFPAPHPYDHTPIGSMADLDAATMDTVQGWFRDNYGPNNATLVLAGDISPADARPMVEKYFGPIARGPVNDPAEAEVTELSADVRKVMKDQVAATNITKYWTAPGMLDRELTALTVGTQILGGLASSRLDQTLVRDEQLAVGVSAGNYSFQRVGILNVGATARPGVDPAVVEQRLDQLIADFIRTGPTEDEVRRAATSTLSSTIRGLEQVGGFGGKAVTLASGEVLADDPDYYARQLEILATLTPGEVQAAMQRWMTRPSMTLVLEPGEREGEYAEAASVAAAAPPTAAEEAAAQQQVTVTKERPKPSINTTAELDFPDVQHVQLANGMRLNYAQRETVPATYVTMSFDAGSAADPRDKRGLEALALGLFDEGTTTLSSQEIAEARERLGANISTGGGSDRSSFTLSALSANLTPSLELLNDVIRNPAFAPEEIERVRAQQITGIEQELRTPQAVAARTLAPIVYGEDSPYGGPGSGTVESVRSITRADITGFKDRWIRPDNGQVFVVSDRPLNEIVSTLNGVFGDWRAPSVAKGTKSFGEMAAMPESSRIVLINRPNSPQSFILGGQRTPADARDETYVDFLNANNALGGNFLARLNMNLRETKGWSYGVRGAPQTLENAVGYLVSAPVQADRTGDALGELIRETGEFLDTSGVTEAERNRIVTAQIGELPGQFETSSAVLNAMQSNALYGRPDNYQETLAARYRAQTAQSLDTAVRAAIDSDRFVWVVVGDASVVRPQLEQLGLPVEVREMAQ; encoded by the coding sequence ATGCGCATCAAATCGATCCTGGCCGCCAGCGCCGCCTCGCTCGTCCTCGCCGCCTGCACCACCACGGCAAACGACATGGACATGGCCCGCGCTCCGTCCACAGGGGCGTCGATGGCCGACACCGGCGATGGCATGCGGGCCGCGCCGACAGAACTCGCCGCGCTCGTCGACGAGGTCGAGATTCCCTACGAGAAGTTCACGCTCCAGAACGGGCTCGACGTGATCGTCCACACCGATCGCAAGGCCCCGATCGTGGCGGTCGCGGTGTGGTACAATGTCGGCTCGAAGGACGAGCCCAAGGGCCAGACCGGCTTTGCCCACCTGTTCGAACATTTGATGTTCAACGGATCGGAGAACGCGTCCGAAGACTATTTCCAGTATCTCGGGGAAATGGGTGCAACCGATTACAACGGCACCACCAATTTCGACCGCACCAATTACTTCCAGACCGTCCCCACCCCCGCGCTCGAACGTGCGCTGTGGCTGGAAAGCGACCGGATGGGCTATCTGCTCGGCGCGGTGACGCAGCAGAAACTCGATAATCAGCGCGGCGTCGTCCAGAACGAGAAGCGCCAGGGCGACAATCAGCCCGGCGGCCTGGTGTTCTACGAGATCATCAACACTCTCTTCCCAGCGCCGCACCCATACGATCACACGCCGATCGGATCGATGGCCGATCTCGACGCGGCGACGATGGACACGGTACAGGGCTGGTTCCGCGACAATTACGGGCCGAACAACGCGACGCTGGTGCTTGCCGGCGACATCTCGCCGGCCGACGCGCGCCCGATGGTCGAGAAGTATTTCGGCCCGATCGCGCGCGGCCCGGTGAACGATCCGGCGGAGGCGGAGGTCACCGAGCTTTCCGCCGACGTCCGCAAGGTGATGAAGGATCAGGTCGCGGCGACCAATATCACCAAATACTGGACCGCACCCGGCATGCTCGATCGCGAATTGACCGCGCTGACCGTTGGGACCCAGATCCTCGGCGGGCTCGCCTCCAGCCGGCTCGACCAGACGCTGGTGCGTGACGAGCAGCTCGCCGTCGGCGTCTCGGCCGGCAATTATTCGTTTCAGCGCGTCGGCATTCTCAATGTCGGCGCCACCGCGCGTCCCGGCGTCGATCCGGCGGTGGTCGAGCAGCGGCTCGACCAGCTGATCGCCGACTTCATCCGCACCGGTCCGACCGAGGACGAGGTGCGCCGTGCCGCCACCAGCACGCTGTCCTCCACCATTCGCGGGCTCGAGCAGGTCGGCGGCTTCGGCGGCAAGGCGGTCACGCTCGCTTCGGGCGAAGTGCTGGCCGACGATCCGGACTATTACGCCCGCCAGCTCGAAATCCTCGCCACGCTGACGCCGGGGGAGGTTCAGGCCGCGATGCAGCGCTGGATGACCCGCCCCTCGATGACGCTGGTGCTCGAGCCGGGCGAGCGCGAGGGCGAATATGCCGAGGCCGCCTCGGTCGCGGCCGCCGCTCCGCCGACCGCTGCCGAGGAAGCCGCCGCCCAGCAGCAGGTGACGGTGACCAAGGAACGGCCCAAGCCGTCGATCAACACCACCGCCGAACTCGACTTCCCCGACGTGCAGCACGTCCAGCTCGCCAACGGAATGCGCCTCAACTACGCGCAGCGCGAGACGGTTCCGGCGACCTATGTGACGATGTCGTTCGACGCCGGCTCCGCCGCCGATCCGCGCGACAAGCGCGGCCTCGAAGCGCTGGCACTGGGTCTGTTCGACGAAGGCACGACCACGCTCAGCTCGCAGGAAATCGCCGAAGCGCGCGAGCGTCTGGGCGCCAACATCTCGACCGGCGGCGGTTCGGACCGTTCCAGCTTCACCCTCTCAGCCCTGTCTGCCAATCTTACGCCTTCGCTCGAACTGTTGAATGACGTCATCCGCAACCCGGCCTTCGCTCCGGAAGAAATCGAGCGCGTGCGCGCGCAGCAGATCACCGGGATCGAGCAGGAACTGCGCACTCCGCAAGCGGTCGCCGCCCGCACGCTTGCGCCGATCGTATATGGTGAGGACAGCCCCTATGGCGGCCCCGGCAGCGGCACCGTCGAATCCGTCCGCTCGATCACTCGCGCCGACATCACCGGCTTCAAGGATCGCTGGATCCGTCCGGACAACGGCCAGGTCTTCGTCGTCTCCGACCGCCCGCTGAACGAGATCGTCTCCACGCTCAACGGCGTCTTCGGCGACTGGCGCGCGCCTTCGGTGGCGAAGGGCACCAAGAGCTTTGGCGAGATGGCGGCCATGCCCGAATCGAGCCGGATCGTACTGATCAACCGGCCCAATTCGCCGCAGAGCTTCATTCTCGGCGGCCAGCGGACCCCGGCCGATGCGCGGGACGAGACCTATGTCGATTTCCTCAACGCGAACAATGCCCTGGGCGGCAATTTCCTCGCCCGGCTCAACATGAACCTTCGCGAGACGAAGGGCTGGAGCTACGGTGTGCGCGGCGCGCCGCAGACACTGGAAAATGCGGTCGGCTATCTCGTCTCCGCGCCAGTTCAGGCCGACCGCACCGGCGACGCGCTGGGCGAACTGATCCGCGAGACCGGCGAATTCCTCGACACGAGCGGCGTCACCGAGGCAGAACGCAACCGCATCGTCACCGCGCAGATCGGGGAGTTGCCGGGCCAGTTCGAAACCTCGAGCGCGGTGCTGAACGCGATGCAGAGCAACGCGCTTTACGGCCGACCCGACAATTACCAGGAGACGCTCGCCGCCCGCTATCGCGCGCAGACGGCGCAGAGCCTCGACACCGCCGTCCGCGCGGCGATCGACAGCGACCGCTTCGTCTGGGTCGTGGTCGGCGATGCCAGCGTCGTGCGTCCGCAGCTCGAACAGCTCGGCCTGCCTGTCGAAGTGCGCGAAATGGCTCAGTAA
- a CDS encoding S46 family peptidase, whose amino-acid sequence MRKTAFSAALLACAASLPFAAPAAAKEGMFTPDQLPAIATDLKQTGLELDPETLTDLTAFPMGAIVSLGGCSASFVSPEGLVVTNHHCARGSVQYNSTAENNYLENGFLAKTKNRELPAAPGSRIYVTTQVTDVTDRIRSGTERLAPNARYDTVEQRQKDITAECERDAGFRCQVASFYGGSQYKLIKRLEIRDVRLVYAPADSIGKYGGDIDNWQWPRHTGDFSFYRAYVAPDGSAADYAENNVPYRPEHHLKVSAAGLDNGDFVMAAGYPGSTSRYATLAEVEDTFGWRYPLQVGLYNDWIDTIEAAAPEGSDARVKYESRLAGLNNTEKNLRGQIDGARRVGLVDRRRARETSLADWISADRSRASYARATRELQALSAEDAAASRQNLWYGLATSSQMLSAAERLYRLSRERQKPDAERDPGFQERDMTFFRQGLQALDRRYDPAVDKAEWMLFLGKYLDQPAAARVPALDRALGLTGNVDRAALESRIDGYYAATDLDDSATRLALMEASPAQLEANGDPFMKLAVALYDYERQLEQQSEERAGRMLAVRPAYMEAITQWQRSQGVNTYPDANSTLRVTYGTVLGGVPRDGMAYLPFTTVEGILEKDTGEEPFNSPPKLLEEIRQKDYGRYALDSIGTVPVNFLSDLDSTGGNSGSATLNSRAELVGLLFDGTFESVNSDWDFDPKTTRTIHVDTRYMLWVMDKVDGADVLIREMDIVR is encoded by the coding sequence ATGCGCAAAACGGCCTTCTCAGCCGCTCTGCTCGCCTGCGCGGCGAGCCTGCCCTTCGCCGCTCCGGCGGCCGCCAAGGAGGGCATGTTCACGCCCGACCAGCTGCCTGCCATTGCCACCGATCTGAAGCAGACGGGGCTCGAGCTCGACCCGGAGACTCTGACAGACCTCACCGCCTTTCCGATGGGCGCGATCGTCTCGCTCGGCGGATGTTCGGCGAGCTTCGTCTCGCCCGAAGGGCTGGTGGTGACCAACCACCACTGCGCGCGCGGATCGGTGCAGTACAATTCGACCGCCGAGAACAATTACCTCGAGAACGGTTTCCTCGCCAAGACGAAGAATCGCGAGCTGCCCGCCGCGCCGGGATCGCGCATCTACGTGACGACGCAGGTGACCGACGTCACCGATCGCATCCGGTCGGGCACCGAGCGGCTCGCGCCCAATGCCCGCTACGACACGGTCGAGCAGCGCCAGAAGGACATCACCGCCGAATGCGAGCGCGATGCCGGTTTCCGCTGCCAGGTCGCGAGCTTCTATGGCGGCTCGCAATACAAGCTGATCAAGCGGCTCGAGATTCGCGACGTGCGGCTGGTCTATGCGCCGGCCGATTCGATCGGCAAGTATGGCGGCGACATCGACAACTGGCAGTGGCCGCGCCACACCGGAGATTTCTCCTTTTACCGCGCCTATGTCGCACCCGACGGGTCGGCGGCGGACTATGCCGAGAACAACGTCCCCTACCGCCCGGAACATCACCTCAAGGTGAGCGCGGCGGGCCTCGACAACGGCGATTTCGTGATGGCGGCGGGCTACCCCGGATCGACCTCGCGCTACGCAACCCTGGCCGAGGTCGAGGATACGTTCGGCTGGCGCTACCCGCTTCAGGTCGGGCTCTACAATGACTGGATCGACACGATCGAGGCGGCCGCACCCGAAGGCTCGGACGCGCGAGTGAAGTACGAATCGCGTCTCGCCGGCCTCAACAACACCGAGAAGAACCTGCGCGGCCAGATTGACGGCGCGCGCCGCGTGGGCCTCGTCGACCGGCGGCGGGCACGGGAAACCTCCTTGGCCGACTGGATCTCGGCCGACCGCTCGCGCGCATCCTATGCCCGCGCCACGCGCGAATTGCAGGCGCTCAGCGCCGAGGACGCGGCGGCCTCGCGCCAGAACCTGTGGTATGGCCTCGCCACCAGTTCGCAGATGCTGTCGGCGGCGGAGCGGCTCTATCGCCTCTCGCGAGAGCGGCAGAAGCCCGATGCCGAGCGCGATCCGGGCTTCCAGGAACGCGACATGACATTCTTCCGCCAGGGTCTCCAGGCGCTCGACCGGCGCTACGATCCGGCGGTCGACAAGGCCGAGTGGATGCTGTTCCTTGGCAAGTATCTCGACCAGCCCGCCGCCGCGCGGGTTCCCGCGCTCGACCGGGCGCTGGGCCTCACCGGCAATGTCGACCGCGCCGCGCTGGAGAGCCGGATCGACGGCTATTACGCCGCGACCGATCTTGATGACAGCGCGACCCGGCTGGCCCTGATGGAAGCGAGCCCGGCCCAGCTGGAAGCGAACGGCGATCCGTTCATGAAGCTGGCGGTCGCGCTCTATGATTACGAGCGCCAGCTCGAGCAGCAGAGCGAGGAACGCGCCGGCCGGATGCTGGCCGTGCGGCCCGCCTATATGGAGGCGATCACCCAGTGGCAGCGTTCGCAGGGCGTCAATACCTATCCCGATGCCAACAGCACGCTGCGCGTGACTTACGGTACGGTGCTGGGCGGCGTTCCGCGCGACGGGATGGCCTATCTGCCGTTCACTACCGTAGAGGGCATTCTGGAAAAGGACACCGGCGAGGAGCCGTTCAACTCCCCGCCCAAGTTGCTCGAGGAAATCCGCCAGAAGGATTACGGCCGCTATGCGCTGGATAGCATTGGCACGGTGCCGGTGAACTTCCTCTCGGACCTCGATTCGACCGGCGGCAACAGCGGTTCGGCCACGCTGAACTCGCGCGCCGAGCTGGTCGGCCTGCTGTTCGACGGCACGTTCGAAAGCGTCAATTCGGACTGGGATTTCGACCCCAAGACGACCCGCACGATCCATGTCGACACCCGCTACATGCTGTGGGTGATGGACAAGGTCGACGGGGCCGACGTGCTGATCCGGGAAATGGATATCGTGCGCTAG